AGAATCTATCTTTAATCAAACCCAATTATTAACTAACAAAACCGCATTGTTGGTCTGAAATATGGGGAGTATTACAGCCTTCAGTAAAAACAAGCCTGAGAAGGTGAGGTCTCTAGAGAAAGGATATAATAACAGAATAATTAACACTATCAATGGTTATGGTACTATACTTGTGCTTATTGCTTTTCTAGGTGTGCTACTGTCTCTGTATGATGCTTCTAAATATGGTAAATAAGTGCTTTTTTTTAATTAGAAGCAGGTGACCGCTCTTGCAGGTAACTCTGGAATGGGGCAGTTTGATTCATGGCTAAAAGTAAAGTGGGCGAAAAGGCCTTTACATTCGCCGTCCGAGCAACTATATTATACGCTTCAGCAAAGCGGAAATGGCAATTCGTTGTAGCCGATCAATTCTTCAGGTCCGCCACAAGTATAGGTGCAAATATCCGAGAAGCATCCGCTACGGTAAGCAGAAAAGACTTTGCCAACAAAATGGCGATTGCTTCAAAAGAGGCGAGAGAATCCCTTTATTGAATCGAAATATTCCCATCATAACCATTCTGGATTTGCACAGCGAATCCCTTGACGATCTTCACGATCGATGTTCCGAATTATGCCGAATACTTGCCGCAATTGTTAAAACGGTCGGAAAAAGGTCTTTCAACAAGGAACCCTAACTGAGACCTTAACCCTAAGACCTAAGAACTTTGTTCCACCCAATCGCCATGCTCCTTGATCAACTCCTCGAGCTCATCCAGGGCGCACTCTGCAGGAATGTTGCGCTTCACGACCTCCTTTTCTTTGTACAGGGTGATCTTGCCGGGACCCGTTCCAACGTAGCCGTAGTCGGCATCGGCCATTTCGCCTGGGCCATTCACGATGCAGCCCATGATGCCGATCTTAACGCCTTTCAAGTGATCGGTACGGGCGCGTATCTTCGCGGTGGTTTCTTGCAAATCGAACAGCGTGCGGCCGCAACTAGGACAGCTGATGTACTCCGTTTTACTGATGCGCGTACGCGTGGCCTGTAGAATACCGAACAGCGTGGCGTTCACCATTTTCGCCGATAGACGGGCGTCGGTTTCGACCCACACCCCATCGCCCATGCCGTCCACGAGCAGCGCTCCGAGGTCGGTAGCCGAAAACAACTGAAAATCTTCTACGCCTACGGCGCGATAGGCACGTTGGATCACTACAGGAACATCGACCTGGCGGTTCATCAATTCAAAGAAAGCCCTCCTTTGCTCGGCCATGCCATGCCGGTTCGAAGTCTCGAGCACGAGGACACAGTGCGCATCGGCCCGTAGGGCCATAATCAGCTCTTCATTGAATAAGTCGTTCAACGTTGCGCGCACGAAGTTCATTTCCGGACTGCGTGGGTGGTCGCTCAAATACTGCTCGGGGGTCAAGAGCGCGTAGTGGCGGGGGCGCATCTGCCAGAACTGCGCGTTCTGCACGATACCCAGTGTTCCGGGAATTTCAAAATCGACTTCGCACTCGCCTACGTAGGCAAAATCGCAGGCCTGATCGGCCATGTTCCATTTATCGAGCGGCACGCTGTAGGTGTATCCGCCCGGGAACAAGGTCGCCTCGGTAATTTTTTCCCGCTCGCTGAAGTCCGCGAACACCACCGGCGCATGGTGATCGCCGATATTGCCTACCGCATGAGTTTTACGGCGTTCGTACTCGAAAGGATTAAAAGGAATATCGCTCAACGGCGCAATAGGTTCGTGAACGGCTCTATCGTTGTAGCGTTGGGCCAATCGGCGCGCTACGGGAATTTCTTCCTCGGGCTCTTCGGTCAGCGATACGCGAATGGTATCGCCCAAGCCATCTTCGAGCAGGGTGCCGATACCTACGGCCGATTTGATGCGTCCGTCCTCACCTTCGCCGGCTTCCGTAACACCGAGATGCAGCGGATAATCCATGCCCTCGTTGTAGAAGTAGTGCATGAGCAAGCGGTAGGCCTGCACCATCACCTGCGGATTACTCGTTTTCATGCTAAGCACGATGTCGTGGTATTCGTGATCGCGGCAAATACGCAAGAACTCCATAGCCGACTCGACCATGCCTTTTGGCGTATCGCCATAGCGACTCAAAATGCGGTCGCTCAGCGAACCGTGGTTAGTTCCGATGCGCATAGCCGTACCGTGTTCTTTGCACAGCTTTACCAAAGGCTCAAAGCGCTTGCGAATACGCTCGAGTTCGGCTGCGTAGCTTTCATCGGTGTATTCGATCTCCTCAAATTTCTTCTTATCGGCGTAGTTCCCGGGGTTTACCCGCACTTTTTCAACGATTCCGGCCGCGATCTCCGCCGCATTGGGCGTAAAATGAATATCGGCCACTAACGGCGTCGTGTATCCGCGCTCGCGCAGCTGCTCTTTGATGGGCCGTAAATTCTCGGCATCGCGCTTACCGGGTGCCGTAATGCGCACCAGCTCACAGCCGGCATCGATCATGCGGATCGACTGCTCCACCGTTCCTTCGGTGTCCATGGTATCGGTGGTGGTCATCGACTGCAAACGAATGGGGTTATCGCCCCCAAACCCGACTTCACCGATCTTTACTTCACGAGTTTTGAATCGCTTGTACTCGAACAAGTTCTCACAATAGCGATACGCCTCTGGTGTCATTGACAAATTTTATTGAACCACGATCTTCTCGGTGCGAACCTCCTGTCCGGAAGTCACTTGAAGTAGATATAGCCCTGCGGGCTGATGCGCCAAGTCGACCTCCCATCGGTACTCCAGGCGAGGTTCGACCGTTTCCTCCGCAACCACTCGCCCCTGGAGGTCGGTGATCTTCATGGAGACCCTATCGGCCCGCGGAAGGGCGTAATCGACCCAAAACACATCCGCGGTTGGATTTGGATAAACCTGCAACCACATCGATTGTTCTTCGGCTACGCTAAAGCCCGAACTTACGGTAAACTCATAATCGTGCCGCGTTCCAAAATCGGGCTTGAATACCTTCAATATATCCCCCTCCAACGATCGCAGACGGCAATAGCCCGAGCCTTCGTTATCGGCCCACCAACTCAGTCCGTTTTTTCCGCTGTCGTTCAGTCTAAAGTGATAACAGCCCGGAGTCAGGTCAAACGTGTCGCGATAAAGCGTGTTGCTCAACAGGTTGTTGCCCGAGTACAACACGGTGCCATAAACGTCTTCTATGGTCCAGCTGGTCTGATAGCCTGTTAAATTCGTGCGCAGTTCCAAGTAGATGTCACCGGTGTGGTCCGGTACAATATCAATACTGCGCTCCTGGCGATCGTTCCAGGGTGTTCCGTCTAATCCTTGACCGTTCACGTCGACGATCTCCACAAAAAAGGACGAGGGATACAGCGTGCCGGTATACTCAATGCCCAACTCTACTATGGCGCTTTCGCCGTAGGCTAGGTTACCGGTCCACGTTTGGGTGTGGATACCGCCTCCACCGGCAAAATTGAATTGTACGCTGGTGAGGGGTGTGGTTCCGTAGTTTTTAAGTTCGATCATTGCATCGCCACAAACGGGATTCATTCGTCGGAATTCTTCGTGACGGCTCGGCGCCAATACCTCTTCAATGGCGGCGTCCAAGGTGCGATTGTGCGCCCCGTATTGAAACAGTATGGCGCTAAAGGTATAGCTCGGCGTCTGCGCACCGGTCCAGCTGTAGTTTTGAATGCCCAAATCCACTTCGTGTGTTTGACTTGGTGTCACATGAGGTGTCAACTCGTGCCAATAACCCGTCGCCTTGGTTCCAGGACACCAATTGGCTCGATCGTACAGCCAGGTTCCCCCTTGCGGATAAATGGGATTGAGTCCACAGTCATCGCGCCACATCGACTGCACCACATGCTGGGTTCCGTCGACATACACGTAGTAGTTCCGCTCGCAGAATTCGGCACAGTACACACTATTGTTGAATCCGTGTCCGCTAGTGATCACCCGCATGGCCGCACTTTGCATGTTCGGATCCATAGCAATATCGTGCGGGGTCAGGTACAGCGTATCCACCGCGAGTTGATTTTGATATCCAAAGCTCCTGTTGACCAAATTCGTCACCGAGAGCACATCGCGCGGGGGAGCCCCCTCGATCAGGTAGAACTTCACCGTGACCGAAAACCCGCTCGACCACCCGCTGTAATGGGCTCGTATGCGGACCGAATCGTGCAGCAAGGTCTGATAGTCCGTAACATCGTAGTAAAAGCGATGACTCCAGTTGTTGTTGTAGCCCTGCTGGCCATTCGCCATGTACCCGCCGTACGGCGTAATGGCCCTGCCCAGCTCGTACGAATCGAACAGCTCGAACACGTTCCAGGTAGTATCGATGACTCCACCGACCGTATCGATGCTGGCCACGGTAGAGTCGAAAATACCGGTGGGTAATTGCGCTTGGATTTGAGTGGTATAATCCCAATCGGAACAGCCACCGCTGGCACAGCCCATTTCGTATTCCATCACGACCTTTCCGTAGGAATTACCGGTCGGAAACTCGACCCACTCGTCGTAATCTCCATACCAGGTCATGTCGACGGCCTGATGTGCGGTAATAAGCGTGGTATCGCCGGGGGCTGCCTCAACGGCAGGAACGACAACTAAAACGATAAAGACAAGGGAGAGTAAACGATTGATCATTCTTCTTTTTTTGATTCTACTTCGGTGACGCCACCGGAAACAATGAATTTCATGATATCGGTGGAGTTCGCGTCGACCTTTTTAATATAGGAGGCCGGCACGAGAAAGAGCTGGCCGCTGATCGCATAACTGTGGGGTACGTAGACGGCAATAAGGTCGTTATCGACCCCTATTCGATTCAAGTCGTCTTCGGTAACAAAGCCGAGACGCTCAATAGAGGAGTTCTCGTAAAGTTTTATTCTGACCGGTCTGTTAAACGCCCTTTTGGACCCCACCAAGCCTTGAACCATGTCTTTCATGGAAGTGTAAATGAGCTTCACCAAGGGCGCCTTGGTGAAAAAATTCTCGAGAAAGGAGACCACCGGAAGGGTGATCAAGTACGAGCCGATCCAGCCGATCAAGGTAACCACCACCAACAGCGAAAGGATCCCAAGACCCGGATACTCAAAGGGCAACCAGCCATCGAGTACCACAAAACTTTGGTAGAGCACATAAATGGTGACTCCGATCGGAACAAGGTACAGCAGACCCTGCAGAAAATAATTGGCTAGTGACTTCACAGCACTAAGATAACCAATTAACCCAAACCCTATTTATTTTGAAAAAAGTTATTGCTTTATTATTTCTATTTCTCGCCCCGTTGTTCATGTGGGCACAGGAAGATGACGACGATGGCGAAAGTGACGAACTCAAGTACATGATGGTCGAGCTCAACTACATTAGGCCGAAAATCGGCAGCGAGAAGGTCTTTATTGAAGCGGTTAAAAAACACAATGCCAAGTATCATACCGAAGCACCATACACCGGTTTTCTGTGGTACATCCGCACCGGGGAAAATGCGGGATGGTTCGTATGGGGCATGGGGCCGATGATATTTTCGGACCTCGATGACGCGCCCGGAGAAGGAGCGCATATGGAAGACTGGGCCAAATCAGTAGCCCCACACGTTGCTCAATATGGACACGTAGAGAACCGGGTCTATAAAGATGCATGGTCGTATTCCGATGGAAAATCCAACGCCAAGCAAATCGTTTGGATCATGGACATACAGGACGGCAAGCGCGATCAATTCGATGCCTTCATGAAATCGGTGACCTGCATAAGGCAGAAGAAAAAGAATTCGCGGGCTGGTCGGGTTCATTTACCGGCTCGGGACGAGAAGTTGCGCTGGTAATACCATTCGATAAGTACGCATGGTTCGACATGGACGACTGGGATATCGAAGAAGCCTTCGACGAAATGTACGGTGACGATGCCTGGGAAATGGGCATGGAAATGATGGACGAGATCACTGAAAGTGAAACCGAGGCGATCTGGGAGCGCGTAGAGTAATGACACCAACGAATCTGTTAAAACCCCGCCATTGAGCGGGGGTTTTTATTGGAGTTCGGCCTGCACCTTCTTGGGCAGGCTGGCGAAAATGAGGCCGTAGGAATCTTTGATCCATCCGCCGATGATCTCCGGGTCGATGGACCCGTCCATGATGACCTGATTCCAGAATTTCTTGTTCAAATGCCAGCCCGGCTCAACGGCAGGGTACTGTGCGCGAGTTTCGAGTACATTTTCCGGGGTCATTTTCAGCGAGATCTGCGCCGGGGTTTTCTCGAGCGGTAGAAAGGCGAATATCTTGTTGCCGACACGCATGACCAGCGTGTGTTGGTCAAAGGGGAAATCTTCCGTAACATGGGGCAAGGACAAACACGCTTCTCGTAACTTTTCGTAATGCATATCTCGTATTTTTTAACCTCGATCTAACAAAATTCATTTTTTTTCTGAAGAAATTGGGGTTTCTTCGTCTAAGAAAGACATTTTCTCATGAGTGACAGACTGAAAGTACTTACCGACAAGATTTACCACGAGGGTATTGAGAAGGCGCAGAAAGAGAGCGATCGATTGCTCGAGCAAGCCAGGCAAGGGGCCTCAGAGATTCGCTCCAACGCCGAAAGGGAACGCGTAGCGCTGATCGAAAAAACGGAATCGGAAATGGAGAACTACCGAAAGAAAGTTCTGGCCGAGATCCGCATGAGCACTCGTAAAACGGCCAATGCGATCAAGAAACAGCTTCACGAAATGCTGGTCGAAAAGGCGATTCGGCGTCCGGCCCAAGAGAGCTTGCGCGATCCGAAGGTGATGAGCGAGATTCTCAAGGCAGCAGCCGGAGCGCTCACCCGCGACGGAAGCGGCGGCTGGCAGCTCGAAGTGTCGGACGAAATGCACCGACTTATCCATTCGGCCGTTGAGGCCGCAGAACACAATATACTCACCGAGGGTGTGACCCTACAGGGCGGTGGTGAACATGCGGGCGGATTCGTTATTCGGGAGGAGGACGGGGCGTATAAGATCGTTTTTGACGAAGCTACTTTTGTCGAATTTCTGAGCCAGTTCCTGAAGTTTGAAACCCGGAATTTGCTCGAAGAATGAAGTACTACGGCCTAATAAGCGGGCTTCCGACCCTCAAAATTCAAGGCGCTGCGGATCCGTCCGCAGCTGAGCTGAGGACGCTGCTCGATCAGTATACCGAGGGGCGCGACGCGGAGGTCGTGCGCCATTTCTTTTTCCAGTGGGATTTGACGAACTACAACGCTCATGTGCAGGAGAAGGACTGGTGGATAGAAGGCGGAAATATGGATCGCGAAGAGATCGCCAAGTGGTTCGAGAAGGACCGAGCCCCAGGAACGCCGTTTAGCGAGGAGGCTCCGACCGCATTGGGTGAGCGCAAGAGCGATATTCAGCGGATCCAGGATCATTGGGAAACCTATTACCGGGTCATGAGCGAATTGTCGGGCGGCGAGCTCGATGCCTTTCTGGTAGCCGATAAAACCCTCAAGAATTTTTTTAAGGGCTACTTGGAGCGCAAGATCGAAGCCAAGGTCGGGGTGCATTACCTTTCTGGCGGACATTTCGATCGGTTTAGCTACGACAAACTCGTGATCGCCGACATCCAGGCCGAGTACCCGCAACTGGCCCAGTTGCTCAGTTTTTTTGAGGAACCCGACCCCTTTGAACGCGAGCAAAAGATGCTCGAGGTCAAGTGGAACTTCTTGGACTACATGGCTTTTTTCGATCCCTTCGGGATGAAGGGTTTGTTTACGTGGCTGATGAAGTATCTGGACCTCGCCAAGTGGGCACAAAACGATGCCGAGCGAGGTGTTGAATACGTCCGCGAATTCGAAGAACTCATTGTGAATCAAATACCGAGCACTTTATGAAAACGCGCGGAATCATTAAAGGAATCATCGCCAACCTACTGATGGTAGAGGCCGATAATGCCGTTGGTCAAAACGAGATCTGCAGCATTGCCCTCAAGGGCGCCGAGCTCATGGGCGAGGTCATCAAGATCAAAGGAAAAACGGCTTATGTGCAGGTGTTCGATAGCACGCGCGGATTGCGTGTGGGTACCGAGGTGACCTTCACCGGCGCCATGCTCGAGGTGACCCTGGGTCCTGGAATGCTGTCGAAGAACTACGATGGATTGCAGAACGACCTCGAAGAGATCGAGGGCTTGTTCCTGGACCGCGGTTCAAGGTCCAGGGCCTTTGATCCGGCAGCGCATTGGGATTTTCATCCGGCCGTTGAGGCCGCCCAAAAAGTGGTTGCCGGAAGCTGGCTGGGCGAAGTCGATGAAAACGGTTTGGCGCACAAGATCATGGCGCCGTTTACGCTCGAGGGCGAATGGACGGTAAAAAGCGTGGCGGCCCAGGGAAGTTATACCGGCGAGGACACGGTGGCCGTGCTGGAGCGCGAGGGCGAAGAGCGCGAGGTGAATATGATCCAGACCTGGTCGGTAAAGGTGCCGTTACAGCGCTTCAAGGATAAGCCACGACCGAGTCGATTACTCGAGACCGGTGTGCGCACCATTGATAGCTTGAATCCCATGCTCGAGGGTGGGATCGGTTTTATTCCGGGCCCGTTCGGTTCGGGCAAGACCGTGTTGCAGCACGCTATTTCGAAGCAGGCGCAGGCCGATGTGGTGATCGTGGCGGCCTGTGGCGAGCGAGCGAACGAGGTGGTCGAGATCTTTAAGGAGTTTCCGGAGCTCGACGATCCACGCACAGGCAAAAAACTGATGGACCGCACCATCATCATCGCCAACACATCGAACATGCCGGTTGCGGCGCGCGAGGCTTCGGTTTATACGGCCATGACGCTGGGCGAATACTACCGCCAAATGGGGATGAAGGTACTGCTGCTGGCCGACTCGACTAGTCGATGGGCACAGGCCCTGCGCGAAATGAGTAACCGCTTGGAGGACCTGCCGGGCCCCGATGCTTTTCCGATGGACCTCTCGGCGATCATCTCGAACTTTTACGCCCGGGCGGGTCGCGTTCAACTGCACAACGGCGAGTACGGATCCATCACCTTTATTGGAACCGTATCGCCGGCCGGAGGTAACCTCAAAGAGCCCGTGACGGAGTCCACCAAAAAGGCCACGCGTTGTTTTTACGCGCTGGCGCAAAAGCGGGCCGATGGAAAACGCTATCCGGCTATCGACCCCATCATGAGCTATTCGAAATACCTCGAATATCCCGAGTTCCAGCGCTATGCCCAAGAGCATATCTCAGAGCACTATACAGACGCCGTTCAGGAAATGAAGAACCTACTGCAACGCGGTGGTGAATCGAACGACCAAATCAATATTCTGGGAGACGATGGCGTGCCGCTCGAATACCACGTTCATTTTTGGCGCGCCGAGCTGATCGATTTCGTAATGCTGCAGCAAGATGCCTTCGACGATATCGATGCCATGACGCCCATGGCGCGACAAATGGAAATGGTGGACCTCGTGCTCGATATTTGTCGGCGCGACTTCCCCTTTGAGCACTTCGAAGAAGTTTCGGGCTTTTTTAAAAAGCTGATCAACGACGGAAGGCAACTCAACTACACGGCCTACGAATCACAGGAATATAACGAGCGCAAAGCGGCCATGGAGACCACTGTTCGCGAACGCGCCGAAACCGTAAATGCCTGATCATGGAACTACCGAAGCACTATACCGCTATTAAAAATATGACCAAGGCCATCTGTACCTTGGAGGCCGATGGTGTGGGGAACGAAGAACTGGCCTTGGTGGGTGGGCGACTCGCACAGGTGGTCAAGATCATCGACCGCGAAGTTACCCTGCAGGTGTTCGGCGGAACCGAGGGTTTGTTTACCGATGCCGAGACGGTTTTTTTGGGCAAGGCACCCACCCTAAAAGTAGGCGACGACCTCATCGGTCGGTTCTTTAACGGATACGGCGAACCCATCGACGATGGACCTGAGCTCATGGGCCGGGAGATCGAGATCGGTGGACCTACGATAAATCCAGTCCGACGCCAGCAGCCTTTTCAATTGATCGCCACGGGGATCGCGGGGATCGACCTCAATAACACCTTGGTGGCCGGACAAAAGATCCCTTTTTTCGCCAACAGCGACCAGCCGTACAATGAAGTGATGGCCACAGTGGCCCTAAGGGCCGAGGCCGACAAGATCATCTTGGGCGGAATGGGCCTCACCAACGACGACTACCTTTACTTTAAACAACTCTTCGAGGAAGAAGGCGTGCTCGACAAGATCGTGAGCTTCGTGAACACGACCGAGAACCCGCCCCTCGAGCGACTGCTGGTGCCCGATATGGCCCTCAGCGCCGCCGAGTATTTCGCCGTTGAAAAAAACGAGAATGTTCTTGTACTGTTGACCGACATGACCCTGTACGCCGATGCACTGAGTATCGTGAGTAACCGGATGGACCAGATTCCATCAAAGGACTCCATGCCCGGGTCACTGTACTCGGACCTCGCCCGTTTGTACGAAAAGGCGGCTCAATTTCCGGAAGGCGGCTCCATCACCATCGTCGCGGTGACCACACTCAGCGAGGGCGACATCACCCACGCCATCCCCGACAATACCGGTTATATTACGGAAGGGCAGCTCTTCCTGCGGAAGGATGTGGAAGTGGGCAAGGTCATTGTAGACCCGTTCCGCAGTTTGAGCCGACTCAAACAATTGGTGATCGGTAAGCAAACCAGATCAGACCACCCGCAGGTGATGAACGCCGCGGTCCGACTCTACGCCGATGCCGCCAACGCCCGTACCAAACTCGAAAACGGGTTCGACCTCACCGATTACGACCAGCGGACACTCAACTTCGCCCGGGAGTACTCGAAATTGATCTTGAGCATTGATGTGCAGTTGACCACTGAATCCATGCTCGACAAAACGTGGGAGCTTTTCAGCAAGTACTTTAACGTCGAAGAGCTCGGAATCAAAGCTGAATTCACCGAAAAATACTACAAGGGCTAATGGCATTTCAATTTCAGTACAACAAGACCTCTCTGAACGACCTGGGCAAGCAGCTCAAGGTGCGCGAAGGGGCTTTGCCCATACTGAAGAATAAAGAGAGTGCCCTACGAGCCGAGGTTATTAAGCACAAAGCCCAGCTTAAATCCGCCGAATCGGAACACCAAGGCGTTCGCGACGAAGGAACCGAGCTTCTCGAACTCATTGGTCGATTCCCCATTGAACGAGTAGCGATCGATACGGTCGACATTGAAATGCGCAAGATCGCCGGTGTGGCC
This genomic interval from Flavobacteriales bacterium contains the following:
- a CDS encoding four helix bundle protein, which codes for MGEKAFTFAVRATILYASAKRKWQFVVADQFFRSATSIGANIREASATVSRKDFANKMAIASKEARESLY
- the ispG gene encoding (E)-4-hydroxy-3-methylbut-2-enyl-diphosphate synthase, with the protein product MTPEAYRYCENLFEYKRFKTREVKIGEVGFGGDNPIRLQSMTTTDTMDTEGTVEQSIRMIDAGCELVRITAPGKRDAENLRPIKEQLRERGYTTPLVADIHFTPNAAEIAAGIVEKVRVNPGNYADKKKFEEIEYTDESYAAELERIRKRFEPLVKLCKEHGTAMRIGTNHGSLSDRILSRYGDTPKGMVESAMEFLRICRDHEYHDIVLSMKTSNPQVMVQAYRLLMHYFYNEGMDYPLHLGVTEAGEGEDGRIKSAVGIGTLLEDGLGDTIRVSLTEEPEEEIPVARRLAQRYNDRAVHEPIAPLSDIPFNPFEYERRKTHAVGNIGDHHAPVVFADFSEREKITEATLFPGGYTYSVPLDKWNMADQACDFAYVGECEVDFEIPGTLGIVQNAQFWQMRPRHYALLTPEQYLSDHPRSPEMNFVRATLNDLFNEELIMALRADAHCVLVLETSNRHGMAEQRRAFFELMNRQVDVPVVIQRAYRAVGVEDFQLFSATDLGALLVDGMGDGVWVETDARLSAKMVNATLFGILQATRTRISKTEYISCPSCGRTLFDLQETTAKIRARTDHLKGVKIGIMGCIVNGPGEMADADYGYVGTGPGKITLYKEKEVVKRNIPAECALDELEELIKEHGDWVEQSS
- a CDS encoding T9SS type A sorting domain-containing protein, whose product is MINRLLSLVFIVLVVVPAVEAAPGDTTLITAHQAVDMTWYGDYDEWVEFPTGNSYGKVVMEYEMGCASGGCSDWDYTTQIQAQLPTGIFDSTVASIDTVGGVIDTTWNVFELFDSYELGRAITPYGGYMANGQQGYNNNWSHRFYYDVTDYQTLLHDSVRIRAHYSGWSSGFSVTVKFYLIEGAPPRDVLSVTNLVNRSFGYQNQLAVDTLYLTPHDIAMDPNMQSAAMRVITSGHGFNNSVYCAEFCERNYYVYVDGTQHVVQSMWRDDCGLNPIYPQGGTWLYDRANWCPGTKATGYWHELTPHVTPSQTHEVDLGIQNYSWTGAQTPSYTFSAILFQYGAHNRTLDAAIEEVLAPSRHEEFRRMNPVCGDAMIELKNYGTTPLTSVQFNFAGGGGIHTQTWTGNLAYGESAIVELGIEYTGTLYPSSFFVEIVDVNGQGLDGTPWNDRQERSIDIVPDHTGDIYLELRTNLTGYQTSWTIEDVYGTVLYSGNNLLSNTLYRDTFDLTPGCYHFRLNDSGKNGLSWWADNEGSGYCRLRSLEGDILKVFKPDFGTRHDYEFTVSSGFSVAEEQSMWLQVYPNPTADVFWVDYALPRADRVSMKITDLQGRVVAEETVEPRLEYRWEVDLAHQPAGLYLLQVTSGQEVRTEKIVVQ
- a CDS encoding DUF502 domain-containing protein, producing MKSLANYFLQGLLYLVPIGVTIYVLYQSFVVLDGWLPFEYPGLGILSLLVVVTLIGWIGSYLITLPVVSFLENFFTKAPLVKLIYTSMKDMVQGLVGSKRAFNRPVRIKLYENSSIERLGFVTEDDLNRIGVDNDLIAVYVPHSYAISGQLFLVPASYIKKVDANSTDIMKFIVSGGVTEVESKKEE
- a CDS encoding MmcQ/YjbR family DNA-binding protein; the encoded protein is MHYEKLREACLSLPHVTEDFPFDQHTLVMRVGNKIFAFLPLEKTPAQISLKMTPENVLETRAQYPAVEPGWHLNKKFWNQVIMDGSIDPEIIGGWIKDSYGLIFASLPKKVQAELQ
- a CDS encoding DUF2764 family protein, which codes for MKYYGLISGLPTLKIQGAADPSAAELRTLLDQYTEGRDAEVVRHFFFQWDLTNYNAHVQEKDWWIEGGNMDREEIAKWFEKDRAPGTPFSEEAPTALGERKSDIQRIQDHWETYYRVMSELSGGELDAFLVADKTLKNFFKGYLERKIEAKVGVHYLSGGHFDRFSYDKLVIADIQAEYPQLAQLLSFFEEPDPFEREQKMLEVKWNFLDYMAFFDPFGMKGLFTWLMKYLDLAKWAQNDAERGVEYVREFEELIVNQIPSTL
- a CDS encoding V-type ATP synthase subunit A; protein product: MKTRGIIKGIIANLLMVEADNAVGQNEICSIALKGAELMGEVIKIKGKTAYVQVFDSTRGLRVGTEVTFTGAMLEVTLGPGMLSKNYDGLQNDLEEIEGLFLDRGSRSRAFDPAAHWDFHPAVEAAQKVVAGSWLGEVDENGLAHKIMAPFTLEGEWTVKSVAAQGSYTGEDTVAVLEREGEEREVNMIQTWSVKVPLQRFKDKPRPSRLLETGVRTIDSLNPMLEGGIGFIPGPFGSGKTVLQHAISKQAQADVVIVAACGERANEVVEIFKEFPELDDPRTGKKLMDRTIIIANTSNMPVAAREASVYTAMTLGEYYRQMGMKVLLLADSTSRWAQALREMSNRLEDLPGPDAFPMDLSAIISNFYARAGRVQLHNGEYGSITFIGTVSPAGGNLKEPVTESTKKATRCFYALAQKRADGKRYPAIDPIMSYSKYLEYPEFQRYAQEHISEHYTDAVQEMKNLLQRGGESNDQINILGDDGVPLEYHVHFWRAELIDFVMLQQDAFDDIDAMTPMARQMEMVDLVLDICRRDFPFEHFEEVSGFFKKLINDGRQLNYTAYESQEYNERKAAMETTVRERAETVNA
- a CDS encoding V-type ATP synthase subunit B, whose amino-acid sequence is MELPKHYTAIKNMTKAICTLEADGVGNEELALVGGRLAQVVKIIDREVTLQVFGGTEGLFTDAETVFLGKAPTLKVGDDLIGRFFNGYGEPIDDGPELMGREIEIGGPTINPVRRQQPFQLIATGIAGIDLNNTLVAGQKIPFFANSDQPYNEVMATVALRAEADKIILGGMGLTNDDYLYFKQLFEEEGVLDKIVSFVNTTENPPLERLLVPDMALSAAEYFAVEKNENVLVLLTDMTLYADALSIVSNRMDQIPSKDSMPGSLYSDLARLYEKAAQFPEGGSITIVAVTTLSEGDITHAIPDNTGYITEGQLFLRKDVEVGKVIVDPFRSLSRLKQLVIGKQTRSDHPQVMNAAVRLYADAANARTKLENGFDLTDYDQRTLNFAREYSKLILSIDVQLTTESMLDKTWELFSKYFNVEELGIKAEFTEKYYKG